A stretch of DNA from Candidatus Obscuribacterales bacterium:
TGAGGGTCAGTTCTCCAAACGGATGCGATCGCTCTTTCCTGATGCCCAGATCTACGCCTTTGAACCCTTGCCCGATGCCCTCAAGGTCTTAAACACTTGGGCTAAGACCCAGCGGGGATCTGTGCAGGTGTTTGATGTGGCTTTGGGGGAAACAGAGCAGGTGTTATCCATTCAACAACAT
This window harbors:
- a CDS encoding FkbM family methyltransferase, with amino-acid sequence MHYLNQLSPSKRGYALINRSIHWLSKFLVKDWDRRLLGLSSLPIRSILDIGANEGQFSKRMRSLFPDAQIYAFEPLPDALKVLNTWAKTQRGSVQVFDVALGETEQVLSIQQH